TAGGCCACCCCGTAAAATACGCCTGCGCTGTGGTGCGCGGTCATCCGGCCTGTCAGTTTCATCCGGATATATCCGTCTATGGTCAGCGCTTTGTATATACGTTTGTAATCTTCCGGCCGGTTTTCCTTCTCCCATAAAAGATTCACAAGTATCGGATGGTCTTCTATACGGTTTCCGGTAAGCCGGAATATCTCGTCTGCCCCGATGTGTTCTTTTAACCACTGTTCCTGCCGGTCCGCTCTCCGGTCCATCAAATTGTACGCATTGTGCACCGGCTCCCCCTCTTTATCTACCATCACTAGAGAAGGCAGCGCAGAAGACGTGCCGATGCCTCTGATATCCTCAGGCTTTACGTCTGCCTTACTCATGCATTCCTTTATCATACTGCACGTGGCAGGCCAGTAATCGTGTACGTCATGTTCCGAATAATTGTCCTGATTTGTGATAATGTCATACTTCCGGTAGGCATAGGCAAGCACATCTGCTTTTTCATTGATGATGCACACTTTACACCCTCCGGTTCCATAGTCCAGTCCCATAAAATAACTATTCATACCGCACCTCCGCAACGCTGTCCGCATCCTCGCCTTTTATGAGGCGGTTTACCTTATCCATCTGCCGGCTGTCCAGATAACGGGTCGTGCCAAGCAGCCTTGAGACAAGATCTGCTTTCATAAACATTTCCAGCGTCTCCATCATATAAAATGCGTCATACACATTGCTGCTTATCGTGAGCGCTCCGTGATTTGCCAGCAGGATCGTCCGGCTCTGCGGCTTTTCCCTAAGAACCCTGCTTACCTCCCGCGGAACTTCTATCGTCGTCGGCGTCGTATAATCCGTCACCGCGATCCCCTTCAAGGAGAATAACACCTCCGGCAGAGCCACCTTCTCAAACGACACCTCCGACATGGCATATCCTGTCGTCACAGGAGGATGGGCATGGACCACGGCCCTTGCCTCCGGGCATTCTCTGTAGACCGCAAGATGCATGCGGATGTCCCTGGCGGGCTTTTTCCCTTCAAGCACATGTCCTTCCATATCCACCTTTGTTATCTGGTCTGCAGTGAGTTTTCCCTTGCAGAAGCCGGAAGCCGTTATGAGAACTTCCTGTTCGGAAAGACGGATACTGATATTTCCGTCCGTTCCTACAAGCAGTCCTTTATCATAGAGAGCTCTCCCTACCTCCTCAATATCCTCTTTTTGCTGCATTTCCGTCTTACACATACCGTTACCTCTTTTCTGTCTTTTTTGTACGCAAACGAGAGCGTAAGCCTGAATATCTCTTTACGCTCTCATTTTAACATTAATGTTTGGTCAGCTTAGCCGGGTATTTTTTAGATAATTGCCAGACTTTTTTTAGAACTTATTTTTATTTAAAATTTATTCTTTCTTAGCTCCTCATTGGCCGCCGCCAGCATCTTTGCGTATTTTTCTTCCCTGCCCTGTAGTATGCTGATATACAGCGCTTCTATGATACAGAGTTCCGGAATTCTCTTTGCCACGGTCTCATTACACGGATTTTTTGTAAATGCTGCCGTGCGTATCACACAGTCAGACAGTTTCGCAAGCGGAGACAGCGGATAATTTGTAACGGTTATGATACGGGCCTTCTTTGCCTTCGCCGTCTCTGCCACCTGACAGAGCGTCCTCGTACTGCCTGAGTGGGAGATAAGAAGCAGTACGTCCCCTCGTTTCATTCCGGAAGCCTCCATGATCTGGACGTCAAAGTCAGCGGGGCAGACTGCCCGCAGACCGATCCTTGAGAACTTAAGATACGCGCTGTACGCCGCCGTATACGCGTCACCGGCCCCTGCGGAGAGGATCTTACCGGCACGTGTGATATAGGAAAGGCTCTCTTCATACACCTTCCTGTCCAGCAGATCCAGCGTATCATCAAGCGCCCGGGCAGCCGCGTGGAATACGCTGCAAAGGACAGCCTGACTGTCCTCCCCTCTTCCGATATCTCCGTAGGGCAGGAGCGTTTCCGGCTCAAACGCCGCTTCCGCGGGCAGCAGCATCTGCTTCAGCTGCGCATAACCATTATAGCCGAGCTTCTGCGCAAGCCTCACAAAGGTGGCCTCGCTGCACCCGGCCCGGCCGGCCGACTCAGTGATGGAATGAAGCGCGGCCTCCTGAGGGTGCAGGAGCACATAGTCGGCCGCTTTTCTCTCGGCGCCTCTGAGTGTATCGTATATAGCTGTTATCTCTGCTTTTACTTTACTGGATATTTTCTGCATTATGTTCACCCACCCGCGCCATCACAGGCTTCATTGTACGGTAAAGTCCGCGGTAGACCAGGTACCGTTCATCGTACATATCTTTGCGCGCCTTTTCCGGTTCATATGTGACGTCCGTCTGTACAAGGCTCTGTATGTCGGCCGCACTCCGGTAAAGCCCTGCGCCTCTTCCGGCCAGAATCGCAGCACCGAAACATGCGGCCTCCCTCACCTTTAATGTAGTCACCGGCACCCCCATGATATCCGCCTTCAGCTTCAGGCCGGTACGGGAGCGGGCGCCGCCTCCGGCACATCTCACAGTCCTGACCGCAATGCCGGCCTCTTTCATCTGATCCATGTTAAGACGCATCTCAAAACAGAGCGCTTCCAGCACAGCCTTCGCTATATCGTAACGGCCGGTTGCCAGAGTAAGTCCCAGTATGCCGCCCTTCATTTCCAGATCACAGTATGGTGTTCCGCTCCCATTCAGATACGGAAGCACCATCACATGTGACGGTCCATCAGGGAGCTTCTCCATCACGTGATCATACACCGATATTCCCTCTGCGGCGGCTATTCTCCTGTCCTCCCGGCAGTATTCTTCCACAAACCATCTAAGCAGCGCTCCTCCGGTATGGTTCAGTGCGAAGGTTGCATATAATCCGGGAAGCGCATGTATATAACAAGGATAGAAGCTGTCAAACATGACAGACCCAAGCTTTGGTCCCTCTGACACAGCGGTCAGCACCTCTGCCGTCCCGTGGGAGTCAAGCGCCATACCCTCTTCCGTGATTCCGGCGCCGACGGCGGCGCACGTCTGGTCATGGCCCCCCGCTACAAGTGCGGCCCCCGGGCAGATACCAAGTTCCTCGGCCAAATCCCGGTCTATCGTTCCGACCACTGTACCCGACGGAACCGGCGTGCCGAGTTTCTCTTCCTGAATGTCAAAAGCCTTCAATATCTCTTTGGACCACGTTCTCCCGGACAGGTCAAACGCCTGCGTTCTGCCCGCCATTGTGTAGTCAATGACGATCTCGCTGCTTCCGAGCTTTCCCATGATGAAGTCTGCGTATGTCACGAACTTATATGTCTTCTCATATAAGCGTTCGTCGTGCCGCTTTATCCACAGTATTTTTATAAAAGAATTCATCGGGTGCGGGCGCATTCCGGTCCTTGAAAATATTTCACAGGCGCCAAATCTGTCTGCGCACATCCGGGCCTCTTCTCTCCCCCGGTAATCCATACCAAGCTGAGCCCAGGCGAGCGCAGCCCTGTCCCGATCGACCGGGATCACCGCGTCCCCCTGCACGGAGACGGAAATGCTCCGGATATTCTGTCCTTCTTCCCTGACGGCTTCCCGTATGACTTCCTTTGTTATCTCCCACACCTTCTCCGCATCCTGACAGGCATAGCCCTCTTTTGTGTACAGAATCCCGTACTCCCGGAACGCGTACCCTCTTGTCCCGCCTTCTTCTGTAAATACCATTGCCTTGGCGCCGGTCGTACCTACATCAATTCCAAGCAGCATATGTTTCCCTTTCCTGATCCTCGTCATAGAAATCCGCCCTGACATCCGGTATATAGTTCAGCGCCTCACAGATCACCGGAATCACATCACCGTGAATACCTACGGCATGATGGACATACGGCCCCTTTACAAGCATTGTCTCCACCTTTGGCCAGTTGGGAATTTCCACCCACGCATAGGTGCCTGTCGTCTTTGGACCGTCGATCGTTCTGGCCTTCCCCATCAGCATCCCGTAAGTTCCGTTATCACCGTCAAACCGCAGGATCGATATCTCCCCGGGCTTAAGCTCTGCCACGACAGCCCCGGGACAATGCTCGGGAAACGCAAAAGGTCTTGAAAGCTTTGCCTTTTCCCTTGCAAGAGAGATAGGCCACGGACCACAGTGCTGCAGCAGCTCCCCGTTTTCATTCTCCGGATGGCGCACCGACCAGTCGGCAAAAAAGCAGGGTGTTCTGCCCATTCCCGCGGCCTGAACCATAATAGCCGTGACCGCTCCGTGGATATCTGTCTCGCAGACGACCGGTATCCCCTCATCTGTCAGCAGTGCATTTGCGCAGCACGGCATTACGTGAAGTGCCTGTTGGAGTGCATCCCAGCACTGGATGGCAACCGCGTTGCATTCGTTTACGCGCGCGAAATATTTCATCGCTTCTTTCAGACTTGCCACGCGGCGCACAGACTC
This is a stretch of genomic DNA from [Clostridium] hylemonae DSM 15053. It encodes these proteins:
- a CDS encoding FGGY-family carbohydrate kinase, translating into MTRIRKGKHMLLGIDVGTTGAKAMVFTEEGGTRGYAFREYGILYTKEGYACQDAEKVWEITKEVIREAVREEGQNIRSISVSVQGDAVIPVDRDRAALAWAQLGMDYRGREEARMCADRFGACEIFSRTGMRPHPMNSFIKILWIKRHDERLYEKTYKFVTYADFIMGKLGSSEIVIDYTMAGRTQAFDLSGRTWSKEILKAFDIQEEKLGTPVPSGTVVGTIDRDLAEELGICPGAALVAGGHDQTCAAVGAGITEEGMALDSHGTAEVLTAVSEGPKLGSVMFDSFYPCYIHALPGLYATFALNHTGGALLRWFVEEYCREDRRIAAAEGISVYDHVMEKLPDGPSHVMVLPYLNGSGTPYCDLEMKGGILGLTLATGRYDIAKAVLEALCFEMRLNMDQMKEAGIAVRTVRCAGGGARSRTGLKLKADIMGVPVTTLKVREAACFGAAILAGRGAGLYRSAADIQSLVQTDVTYEPEKARKDMYDERYLVYRGLYRTMKPVMARVGEHNAENIQ
- a CDS encoding class II aldolase/adducin family protein, yielding MCKTEMQQKEDIEEVGRALYDKGLLVGTDGNISIRLSEQEVLITASGFCKGKLTADQITKVDMEGHVLEGKKPARDIRMHLAVYRECPEARAVVHAHPPVTTGYAMSEVSFEKVALPEVLFSLKGIAVTDYTTPTTIEVPREVSRVLREKPQSRTILLANHGALTISSNVYDAFYMMETLEMFMKADLVSRLLGTTRYLDSRQMDKVNRLIKGEDADSVAEVRYE
- a CDS encoding MurR/RpiR family transcriptional regulator; translated protein: MQKISSKVKAEITAIYDTLRGAERKAADYVLLHPQEAALHSITESAGRAGCSEATFVRLAQKLGYNGYAQLKQMLLPAEAAFEPETLLPYGDIGRGEDSQAVLCSVFHAAARALDDTLDLLDRKVYEESLSYITRAGKILSAGAGDAYTAAYSAYLKFSRIGLRAVCPADFDVQIMEASGMKRGDVLLLISHSGSTRTLCQVAETAKAKKARIITVTNYPLSPLAKLSDCVIRTAAFTKNPCNETVAKRIPELCIIEALYISILQGREEKYAKMLAAANEELRKNKF